From the Trueperaceae bacterium genome, the window TCTGCGCGCCCAGGCAGCCGGAGAGCGCGATCACGCCCTCCGAGTGCTCGCGCAGCAGCTCGAGGTCGATGCGGGGCTTCATGTAGAAACCCTCCAGGAACGCGCGACTGCTCAGGCGGCAGAGGTTCTGGTACCCCTTGAAGTCCTTGGCGAGGAGCGTGAGGTGGAAGTAGCCGCCGTCCAGTTTGCTCGATCCGCGCCGCTTCTCGAACCGCGAGCCTGGCGCGACGTAGGCCTCGAAGCCGATGATGGGCTTGACCCCGGCCCCCACGGCCGTCTTGTAGAACTGCACGGCGCCGTGCATGTTGCCGTGGTCCGTCATGGCGACGGCCGGGCGGTCGGGGGAGACCTCCTTGACCCACGAGATGAGGTCCTTGATGCGCGCGGCGCCGTCCAGGAGAGAGTAATCCGTGTGTTGGTGCAGGTGGGAGAAGCGCTGCGGTCCCTGGAGCGACATGGGGTTCAGGATAACCCCGGTGGTCCCGCCGCCCCGACTTCGAACGCGCGTTGACGTCCCCGACGGGCGCGTGGTACCTTCTGTGAGCTTGGCGCCGTAGCCAAGCGGTAAGGCAGAGGTCTGCAAAACCTCGATTCACCGGTTCGATTCCGGTCGGCGCCTCCATCTCCCATCCGGTCGGCGCTCGCCTCGAAGGGGGCGCCGGACGAGGGGCAGCGGGAGGCCGGACCTGCAGGCAGGCGCGGGAACCGCACGGGAGCGAGAACCGCGGGGAGTTGGAACAGCTAAGGAGTGGAGACAGCGGGGAAGTTGGAGCGAAGGCGCGTAGCTCAGTGGGAGAGCGCTACACTGACACTGTAGAGGTCGACAGTTCAATCCTGTCCGCGCCTACCAATAAGGGATGAGCGTCACGGACGCTAAGTCGAACGCCCCCGACCCTATCGGGGGCGTTTCCTTTCGTCGGTTCCGTGGCTAGTCGATGCTAAGGGGTACGCAGGGTGACGGGGCGCCCAACCCCGTCAAGCGCGCCACCGGCCTTCGAGTCGTGGTCCGGCTCAGGAAGCGTCTACCTCGGTGATGAAGCCCGGCAGCTCGACGGGCGGCAGCCTGAGCGCCTCCATCAGTCCGGGCGGCAGGGCGAGGTCGCCGACGAACAGCCTGCCGACGTGCCCACCCGGCCTCACGCCCACCTTGGGGAGAGCGACGCTAAGGGTCATGGTCGCGTGCACGACGTCGCCCGGCGTGCTGCCGTCGTCGACGTTGAGCCCGGTCGGGGTATCGAGCGAGATGACCATGCAGTCCGTCTGCGCGTGGTTGAGGACCGTGATGACGTCGAGCGTGCGCCCGCGGGGTGGGCCTTCGAGGTTCGTGCCGATGGCCGCATCTATGATGCAGCCGAACTTCATCTTCGGCAAGCTGGTGCGGACCTTGACGCGCTCGAAGTGGCGCAGGTGCTCGAGCTGCTCCTTCGGCGTGCCGGAGTAGTTCTCGGCCTCGTGGGTCGGGACGACCCAGACGCGCCTGCCCCGGGCCGCCAGGAGTCTGGCGGCCGCCAGGCCGCCGCTACCGTTGTTGCCACGCCCTGCGACGACGAGCACGGGCCCCTCCGTGCCGTAGGCGTCCACGAGCTCGACGAGGTTGCGCGCCGTATGCTCCACCAGGACCCGGTTGTCGAGCCCGAACTTGCCGGTCGCCAACATGATCAGCTGCTGCATCTGGTTCGCGTTGATGGCTGGCAGGTCGTCCCAGCGGACGTGCGGGAAGCTCATGCACACCCTTTCTGCGGCTTAGCCGGCGGCGTCGACGCTCTCGCCGATACTGTCGAGGTCGGCGGTCGTGTAGACGTTCTGCACGTCGTCGAGGTCTTCTAGGCTCTCGAGGAAGTTCATGACCTTCTCGGCCTCGTGAGGGGTGAGCGCCGTCTGCGTCTGCGGCAGCTTGGTGATCTGGACGACGTCCACGGGGAGGCCGCGCGACTGCAGCCCTTCCACGACCGCGTAGAGGTCGGCCGCGGCGGTGTAGATCACCGAGGTGCCGTCGTCCGCCTCGAGGTCATCGGCGCCGAGCTCGATGGCGGCCTCCTCGACGGCGTCGCCGGTCTGCTCGACGGTGATCATCCCCTTCGTGTCGAACTGCCAGGCCGTCGAGCCGGACATGTTGCCGCCGTGTTTGCTGAACACGTGCCTGACCTCGCCGGCGGTGCGGTTCTTGTTGTCGGTGAGGGCCTCGACGAGCATGGCCACGCCGGCCGGCCCGTAGCCCTCGTAGTAGACCGGCTCGAAGTTCCCACCCTCGCCGCCACCGAGCGCGCGTTCGATGGCGCGATCGATGTTGTCTATGGGCACGTTGTCCGACTTGGCGGCGGACAGCGCGTTCTTGAGGGCGAGGTTGGTGG encodes:
- a CDS encoding YebC/PmpR family DNA-binding transcriptional regulator, with protein sequence MAGHSKWAQIKRKKGANDKQRGKVISKHVRAIQSAVRSGNSGDATTNLALKNALSAAKSDNVPIDNIDRAIERALGGGEGGNFEPVYYEGYGPAGVAMLVEALTDNKNRTAGEVRHVFSKHGGNMSGSTAWQFDTKGMITVEQTGDAVEEAAIELGADDLEADDGTSVIYTAAADLYAVVEGLQSRGLPVDVVQITKLPQTQTALTPHEAEKVMNFLESLEDLDDVQNVYTTADLDSIGESVDAAG
- a CDS encoding NAD(P)H-hydrate epimerase, yielding MSFPHVRWDDLPAINANQMQQLIMLATGKFGLDNRVLVEHTARNLVELVDAYGTEGPVLVVAGRGNNGSGGLAAARLLAARGRRVWVVPTHEAENYSGTPKEQLEHLRHFERVKVRTSLPKMKFGCIIDAAIGTNLEGPPRGRTLDVITVLNHAQTDCMVISLDTPTGLNVDDGSTPGDVVHATMTLSVALPKVGVRPGGHVGRLFVGDLALPPGLMEALRLPPVELPGFITEVDAS